The following coding sequences lie in one Microvirga sp. 17 mud 1-3 genomic window:
- a CDS encoding TRAP transporter substrate-binding protein: MILSRRRLLSVGSTAFAGAVIGAPFIARAQQAEFTYKYANNLPETHPMNARAREMAAAIKAETNGRVDLQIFPNSQLGSDTDTLSQVRSGGVEFFTLSGLILSTLVPAASINGVGFAFPNYDAVWKAMDGELGAYVRAQIAKANLVAMDKIWDNGFRQTTSSTKPINTPDDLKGFKIRVPVSPLWTSMYKAFDAAPASINFNEVYSSLQTKVVEGQENPLAIVSTAKLYEVQKYCSLTNHMWDGFWFLANRRAWERLPEDVRTIMAKHINAAAIKEREDVAKLNANLQQELAGKGLVFNQPDPVPFRDKLRQAGFYAEWKGKYGDEAWAILEKSVGKLV; the protein is encoded by the coding sequence ATGATTTTGTCTCGTCGCCGGCTGCTGAGTGTCGGCTCGACCGCTTTCGCCGGTGCCGTCATCGGCGCCCCGTTCATCGCGCGGGCCCAGCAGGCGGAGTTCACGTACAAATACGCGAACAACCTGCCCGAGACGCACCCAATGAACGCCAGGGCGCGCGAAATGGCGGCCGCGATCAAGGCCGAGACCAACGGCCGCGTCGACCTCCAGATCTTCCCCAACAGCCAGCTCGGATCGGATACAGATACGCTGAGCCAGGTGCGCTCGGGCGGCGTCGAGTTCTTCACCCTGTCGGGCCTGATCCTGTCGACCCTCGTGCCGGCCGCCTCGATCAACGGGGTGGGCTTCGCGTTCCCGAACTATGATGCCGTCTGGAAGGCCATGGACGGGGAGCTCGGCGCCTATGTGCGCGCCCAGATCGCGAAGGCCAACCTCGTAGCCATGGACAAGATCTGGGACAACGGTTTCCGGCAGACCACCTCGTCGACGAAGCCCATCAATACCCCTGACGACCTGAAGGGCTTCAAGATCCGGGTGCCGGTCTCGCCGCTCTGGACCTCCATGTACAAGGCCTTCGACGCCGCGCCCGCCTCCATCAACTTCAACGAAGTCTACTCGTCGCTTCAGACCAAGGTGGTCGAAGGGCAGGAGAACCCGCTGGCCATCGTCTCGACCGCGAAGCTCTACGAGGTTCAGAAATACTGCTCCCTCACCAACCATATGTGGGATGGATTCTGGTTCCTGGCGAACCGCCGCGCCTGGGAGCGCCTGCCTGAGGACGTGCGCACCATCATGGCGAAGCACATCAATGCGGCGGCAATCAAGGAGCGCGAGGACGTCGCCAAGCTCAACGCCAATCTCCAACAGGAGCTTGCCGGAAAAGGCCTGGTGTTCAACCAGCCCGATCCCGTGCCGTTCCGGGACAAGCTGCGGCAGGCCGGCTTCTATGCCGAATGGAAAGGCAAGTACGGCGACGAGGCCTGGGCCATTCTGGAAAAGTCCGTCGGCAAGCTGGTCTGA